The following coding sequences are from one Bombus terrestris chromosome 14, iyBomTerr1.2, whole genome shotgun sequence window:
- the LOC100648690 gene encoding CLIP-associating protein 1-A isoform X3: MAVNPRDMDGFMPLLSTTDIKKKLNVGSLLLNYLGDATKSIECQDIGQFIDNIIPWLSNGNPKVVQNGLEILTFLADRMDHDFKPYISTIIQPTIDRLGDSKDATREKAQMVLLKIMEKGCMSPQQLLDRLRPAFSHKNAKLREEALILLTTTLNEHGADEMILSGVIPSIVKLLSDPSEKVRETALNTLADIYRHVGERLRVDLQRKHNVPQAKLLLLIEKFDQLKAAGDLLPLAMSSDVGKTTDETDRAIKSAPVKRLAAAAAAAPPKRGQFGPAKAPSSALGQAGAVDEETFLTAFEDVPSVNLFSAKDLEEQMKIIRENVGDDKKDWKQRTESMKKLRAIVIAGGTNYENFLENLKSVQRSFEVACTDLRSQVVREACITLAFLSQQLKNKFASFGEAVLLTLMNLIQNSAKVVATAGAVAVRFILQNTHYSRFVPIITSCLSHKSKDIRRASCEYLNLILQIWPTQILQKHLTILQDTIKKGIADSDSEARAFARKSYWAFKDHFPEQAEALLNSLDTAYKRSLMSLSNSGSINSLNVVTRSASVSPRTSRPVISATGSTENLHQSSGQPHGPLRRTPSLPRSYRQSGIPVLQRPTDSHYRATPGVRSTSAIDLQAAQRAKARMMYANMSRQKASLPRPSKSPDTTAVASPERTARTRTRVSGVSQSQPSSRSGSPSSRLSYATYNREGESLIARPRRLSGHGIRSTGNSREPSPQRFGMDRSFASKIRGRSLHMSPTDRPQSRPVMAQKMLQQSREAESALADALTFENIDNYPRTPRGKGDHSDDSETSSICSERSMDSFRRPNDSFSWSGSQQRLYRDMWDQSIPKDIKEIIENCAHKHWGDRKEGLVGLQHFLSNGNTLTATELRKVTDIFTKMFMDSHTKVFSLFLDTLNELVATHSEDLGDWLYVLCARLLNKLGTDLLGSIQAKIHKTLEVVRECFPGEQLLPAVMRYLTDPTQTPNSRVKIATLVFITQIAETAEPSALINSAGTALARLLDWSNDVKSQDVRRHAQNAVISLYNLNPPKVTMILSELPKYYQEAALPLVQNHLRKSSGSSNPASPGTPPPRAQSSPARSKGKGDIDNADENLEEVYKSLRRTTAEIQNYGFERLERATTSKDSGISNMADVEEKMEGLTLCNSGRSSSVSSPTQRGRSVTNITVNGSSDTIAGDLILPQENNGYKTHGSSPDSIKRPEVLDNMIKTLQSKMTQTEEKVSALQEFQLYVREGDALYIKQNFKKLLKTLLDSLTNDSKKMQVEVLQTLIDMLKCPELVDSFSVYPELLVLKVINAYKLDDQKQDSSTSSNSRSPVLWMAEKCAATIAMILKPEQVIHLVSTIITTEPYPLNMGAIKMLHKVVEHWGRDAIEPHLSKVMPGLIKAYDDNESAVRKSAVFCMVAIHLAVGEELLKPHLSCLYTSKLKLLNIYIQRAQQANSQPASPRSNSKN; this comes from the exons GTCGTGCAGAATGGTTTAGAAATCCTCACGTTTCTCGCGGATCGAATGGATCACGACTTCAAGCCTTACATTTCCACTATTATTCAGCCAACGATAGACAGACTAG GTGACAGCAAGGATGCGACACGGGAAAAGGCGCAAATGGTGCTTCTCAAAATAATGGAGAAAGGGTGTATGTCTCCTCAACAACTTTTGGACAGACTGCGACCGGCCTTTAGTCACAAAAATGCAAAGTTACGAGAGGAAGCTCTGATTCTACTGACCACGACGTTGAACGA GCACGGCGCCGATGAAATGATACTGTCCGGAGTGATTCCAAGTATCGTGAAATTATTATCGGATCCATCCGAAAAAGTGCGAGAAACTGCTTTAAACACATTGGCGGATATCTACAGACACGTTGGTGAAAGATTGCGAGTGGATTTGCAGAGAAAGCACAATGTACCGCAAGCTAA ATTGCTGTTGCTGATAGAAAAATTCGATCAGCTGAAAGCCGCTGGCGACTTGCTGCCTCTAGCCATGTCCTCGGACG TTGGTAAAACCACCGATGAAACGGACAGAGCG ATCAAATCGGCTCCTGTGAAAAGGTtagctgctgctgctgctgctgctcctCCGAAAAGAGGACAATTCGGTCCTGCGAAAGCTCCATCTTCAGCTCTAG GTCAAGCTGGTGCCGTCGACGAGGAAACTTTCCTTACAGCGTTCGAAGATGTGCCATCTGTAAATCTGTTTTCCGCAAAAGATCTCGAAGAGCAGATGAAAATCATAAGAGAAAATGTCGGTGACGATAAAAAAGATTGGAAACAAAGGACAGAGAGT ATGAAAAAATTAAGAGCAATCGTTATAGCCGGTGGTACGAATTACGAAAACTTTTTAGAAAACTTGAAAAGCGTGCAAAGATCTTTCGAAGTTGCTTGCACGGATCTTAGGTCGCAGGTGGTAAGGGAGGCGTGCATTACCTTGGCGTTTCTTAGTCaacagttaaaaaataaattcgctAGTTTTGGAGAAGCAGTCTTACTCACCTTAATGAACCTCATACAAAATAGTGCCAAG GTTGTGGCAACAGCTGGGGCCGTAGCCGTGAGGTTTATTCTTCAGAATACGCATTATAGTCGTTTCGTGCCAATTATCACATCCTGTTTAAGTCACAAGAGCAAAGACATACGTCGAGCATCGTGCGAATATCTAAatctaattttacaaatatggCCTACTCAAATATTACAGAAACACTTGACCATCTTACAAGATACGATCAAGAAAGGTATCGCCGACTCGGATTCGGAAGCAAGAGCCTTTGCTAGGAA GTCATATTGGGCATTCAAAGATCATTTTCCGGAACAAGCAGAGGCATTGCTCAACAGTCTCGACACTGCGTATAAACGCTCGTTGATGTCCCTTAGCAATAGCGGCAGCATCAACAGTCTGAACGTAGTGACGAGATCGGCCAGCGTTAGTCCTCGAACATCCAGACCAGTAATCAGCGCCACAG GTAGTACGGAAAATTTGCATCAGTCTTCGGGTCAACCCCATGGCCCGCTCAGACGAACTCCGTCCTTGCCACGGTCTTATCGTCAGTCTGGTATTCCAGTTCTCCAAAGACCCACTGATAGTCATT ATCGTGCAACTCCGGGCGTTAGATCTACTAGCGCTATTGATTTGCAAGCCGCGCAAAGAGCTAAAGCGAGAATGATGTACGCGAATATGAGCAGACAGAAAGCGTCCCTTC CACGACCTAGCAAATCACCGGACACAACCGCCGTTGCTAGTCCAGAAAGAACCGCAAGAACAAGGACCAGAGTATCCGGAGTCTCGCAATCTCAGC CTAGCAGCAGATCGGGATCACCGTCCTCGAGACTCAGTTACGCAACGTACAATCGCGAAGGAGAATCGTTGATTGCAAGACCTAGACGGTTATCCGGTCACGGAATCAGAAGTACCGGTAACAGTCGCGAACCAAGCCCGCAAAGATTTGGAATGGATAGAAGTTTCGCCAGCAAAATACG GGGAAGAAGTTTACACATGTCTCCGACGGACAGGCCTCAATCCAGACCAGTTATGGCACAAAAGATGCTGCAGCAGTCGCGCGAGGCGGAATCAGCGTTGGCGGACGCGCTTACCTTCGAAAATATTGACAATTATCCAAGAACACCAAGAGGAAAGGGCGATCACAGCGATGACAGTGAAACCAGCAGCATATGCTCTGAACGAAGTATGGACAGCTTTAGGCGACCAAACGAT TCGTTCTCATGGAGTGGCTCTCAACAAAGACTGTATCGTGATATGTGGGATCAATCTATCCCAAAG GATATCAAGGAAATCATAGAGAATTGCGCGCATAAACATTGGGGCGATAGGAAAGAAGGTTTGGTCGGATTGcaacattttctttcaaatggAAATACGCTTACAGCAACGGAATTGCGCAAAGTAACGGACATCTTTACGAAAATGTTCATGGATTCTCACACGAAAGTATTCAGTTTATTTTTGGACACGCTGAATGAATTAGTAGCTACTCATAGCGAAGATCTCGGTGACTGGCTTTATGTTTTGTGTGCTCGACTTTTGAATAAATTAGGCACCGACTTACTTGGATCGATACAAGCGAAGATACACAAAACGCTCGAGGTCGTTAG GGAATGCTTCCCCGGAGAGCAGCTTTTGCCGGCTGTAATGAGGTATCTGACGGATCCAACGCAAACGCCAAATTCTCGTGTAAAAATAGCCACACTCGTGTTTATCACGCAAATAGCAGAAACGGCAGAACCGTCTGCTCTTATTAACTCTGCTGGTACAGCGCTCGCAAGGTTACTCGACTGGTCGAACGATGTTAAAAGCCAAGATGTTAGAAGGCACGCACAAAATGctgttatatcgttgtataattTGAATCCTCCGAAAGTCACTATGATATTGTCCGAATTACCCAAGTATTATCAG GAGGCGGCACTGCCTTTAGTGCAAAATCACTTGAGGAAATCGTCGGGTTCGAGTAATCCAGCGTCCCCTGGAACTCCGCCTCCTAGGGCGCAGAGCTCACCAGCTCGTTCGAAAGGTAAAGGTGACATTGACAATGCGGATGAAAACTTGGAGGAAGTTTATAA ATCTTTAAGGCGTACGACAGCGGAGATACAAAATTATGGTTTCGAACGTTTAGAAAGAGCGACTACCAGCAAAGACAGTGGAATCAGCAATATGGCCGATGTCGAGGAAAAGATGGAAGGACTTACATTATGCAACTCG GGTCGTTCGTCTTCTGTTTCTTCGCCCACGCAAAGGGGACGATCTGTGACTAATATTACAGTTAATGGTTCAAGCGATACGATCGCCGGGGATCTTATCCTACCTCAGGAAAATAATGGTTACAAAACCCATG GATCATCACCCGACTCGATAAAAAGGCCAGAAGTTTTAGATAATATGATTAAAACGTTGCAATCCAAGATGACACAAACCGAAGAAAAAGTATCAGCTCTACAAGAATTTCAATTGTATGTTCGCGAAGGAGATGCTTTGTATATTAAACAGAATTTTAA AAAGCTGCTCAAAACGTTGTTAGATAGTTTGACTAACGATAGCAAGAAAATGCAAGTGGAAGTACTTCAAACTTTAATCGATATGCTTAAATGTCCAGAACTTGTCGACAGTTTTTCCGTCTATCCTGAATTGCTGGTTTTAAAAGTAATTAACGCGTATAAATTAGACGACCAGAAACAAGATTCTTCCACTAGTAGCAATTCAAGATCTCCG GTTCTCTGGATGGCGGAAAAATGTGCTGCAACGATAGCGATGATTCTAAAGCCAGAACAAGTGATTCACCTAGTATCGACTATAATAACTACCGAACCATATCCCCTGAATATGGGCGCGATAAAGATGCTTCACAAGGTTGTGGAACATTGGGGTCGCGATGCGATAGAACCTCATTTGTCGAAAGTCATGCCCGGTCTCATCAAA GCGTACGATGA
- the LOC100648690 gene encoding CLIP-associating protein 1-A isoform X4, with translation MAVNPRDMDGFMPLLSTTDIKKKLNVGSLLLNYLGDATKSIECQDIGQFIDNIIPWLSNGNPKVVQNGLEILTFLADRMDHDFKPYISTIIQPTIDRLGDSKDATREKAQMVLLKIMEKGCMSPQQLLDRLRPAFSHKNAKLREEALILLTTTLNEHGADEMILSGVIPSIVKLLSDPSEKVRETALNTLADIYRHVGERLRVDLQRKHNVPQAKLLLLIEKFDQLKAAGDLLPLAMSSDVGKTTDETDRAIKSAPVKRLAAAAAAAPPKRGQFGPAKAPSSALAQPGNTSSMVPRATTVKRNVSVKSTPGQAGAVDEETFLTAFEDVPSVNLFSAKDLEEQMKIIRENVGDDKKDWKQRTESMKKLRAIVIAGGTNYENFLENLKSVQRSFEVACTDLRSQVVREACITLAFLSQQLKNKFASFGEAVLLTLMNLIQNSAKVVATAGAVAVRFILQNTHYSRFVPIITSCLSHKSKDIRRASCEYLNLILQIWPTQILQKHLTILQDTIKKGIADSDSEARAFARKSYWAFKDHFPEQAEALLNSLDTAYKRSLMSLSNSGSINSLNVVTRSASVSPRTSRPVISATDRATPGVRSTSAIDLQAAQRAKARMMYANMSRQKASLPRPSKSPDTTAVASPERTARTRTRVSGVSQSQPSSRSGSPSSRLSYATYNREGESLIARPRRLSGHGIRSTGNSREPSPQRFGMDRSFASKIRGRSLHMSPTDRPQSRPVMAQKMLQQSREAESALADALTFENIDNYPRTPRGKGDHSDDSETSSICSERSMDSFRRPNDSFSWSGSQQRLYRDMWDQSIPKDIKEIIENCAHKHWGDRKEGLVGLQHFLSNGNTLTATELRKVTDIFTKMFMDSHTKVFSLFLDTLNELVATHSEDLGDWLYVLCARLLNKLGTDLLGSIQAKIHKTLEVVRECFPGEQLLPAVMRYLTDPTQTPNSRVKIATLVFITQIAETAEPSALINSAGTALARLLDWSNDVKSQDVRRHAQNAVISLYNLNPPKVTMILSELPKYYQEAALPLVQNHLRKSSGSSNPASPGTPPPRAQSSPARSKGKGDIDNADENLEEVYKSLRRTTAEIQNYGFERLERATTSKDSGISNMADVEEKMEGLTLCNSGRSSSVSSPTQRGRSVTNITVNGSSDTIAGDLILPQENNGYKTHGSSPDSIKRPEVLDNMIKTLQSKMTQTEEKVSALQEFQLYVREGDALYIKQNFKKLLKTLLDSLTNDSKKMQVEVLQTLIDMLKCPELVDSFSVYPELLVLKVINAYKLDDQKQDSSTSSNSRSPVLWMAEKCAATIAMILKPEQVIHLVSTIITTEPYPLNMGAIKMLHKVVEHWGRDAIEPHLSKVMPGLIKAYDDNESAVRKSAVFCMVAIHLAVGEELLKPHLSCLYTSKLKLLNIYIQRAQQANSQPASPRSNSKN, from the exons GTCGTGCAGAATGGTTTAGAAATCCTCACGTTTCTCGCGGATCGAATGGATCACGACTTCAAGCCTTACATTTCCACTATTATTCAGCCAACGATAGACAGACTAG GTGACAGCAAGGATGCGACACGGGAAAAGGCGCAAATGGTGCTTCTCAAAATAATGGAGAAAGGGTGTATGTCTCCTCAACAACTTTTGGACAGACTGCGACCGGCCTTTAGTCACAAAAATGCAAAGTTACGAGAGGAAGCTCTGATTCTACTGACCACGACGTTGAACGA GCACGGCGCCGATGAAATGATACTGTCCGGAGTGATTCCAAGTATCGTGAAATTATTATCGGATCCATCCGAAAAAGTGCGAGAAACTGCTTTAAACACATTGGCGGATATCTACAGACACGTTGGTGAAAGATTGCGAGTGGATTTGCAGAGAAAGCACAATGTACCGCAAGCTAA ATTGCTGTTGCTGATAGAAAAATTCGATCAGCTGAAAGCCGCTGGCGACTTGCTGCCTCTAGCCATGTCCTCGGACG TTGGTAAAACCACCGATGAAACGGACAGAGCG ATCAAATCGGCTCCTGTGAAAAGGTtagctgctgctgctgctgctgctcctCCGAAAAGAGGACAATTCGGTCCTGCGAAAGCTCCATCTTCAGCTCTAG CTCAACCTGGTAATACATCTTCCATGGTTCCAAGGGCTACAACCGTCAAAAGAAACGTGTCAGTAAAATCGACACCAG GTCAAGCTGGTGCCGTCGACGAGGAAACTTTCCTTACAGCGTTCGAAGATGTGCCATCTGTAAATCTGTTTTCCGCAAAAGATCTCGAAGAGCAGATGAAAATCATAAGAGAAAATGTCGGTGACGATAAAAAAGATTGGAAACAAAGGACAGAGAGT ATGAAAAAATTAAGAGCAATCGTTATAGCCGGTGGTACGAATTACGAAAACTTTTTAGAAAACTTGAAAAGCGTGCAAAGATCTTTCGAAGTTGCTTGCACGGATCTTAGGTCGCAGGTGGTAAGGGAGGCGTGCATTACCTTGGCGTTTCTTAGTCaacagttaaaaaataaattcgctAGTTTTGGAGAAGCAGTCTTACTCACCTTAATGAACCTCATACAAAATAGTGCCAAG GTTGTGGCAACAGCTGGGGCCGTAGCCGTGAGGTTTATTCTTCAGAATACGCATTATAGTCGTTTCGTGCCAATTATCACATCCTGTTTAAGTCACAAGAGCAAAGACATACGTCGAGCATCGTGCGAATATCTAAatctaattttacaaatatggCCTACTCAAATATTACAGAAACACTTGACCATCTTACAAGATACGATCAAGAAAGGTATCGCCGACTCGGATTCGGAAGCAAGAGCCTTTGCTAGGAA GTCATATTGGGCATTCAAAGATCATTTTCCGGAACAAGCAGAGGCATTGCTCAACAGTCTCGACACTGCGTATAAACGCTCGTTGATGTCCCTTAGCAATAGCGGCAGCATCAACAGTCTGAACGTAGTGACGAGATCGGCCAGCGTTAGTCCTCGAACATCCAGACCAGTAATCAGCGCCACAG ATCGTGCAACTCCGGGCGTTAGATCTACTAGCGCTATTGATTTGCAAGCCGCGCAAAGAGCTAAAGCGAGAATGATGTACGCGAATATGAGCAGACAGAAAGCGTCCCTTC CACGACCTAGCAAATCACCGGACACAACCGCCGTTGCTAGTCCAGAAAGAACCGCAAGAACAAGGACCAGAGTATCCGGAGTCTCGCAATCTCAGC CTAGCAGCAGATCGGGATCACCGTCCTCGAGACTCAGTTACGCAACGTACAATCGCGAAGGAGAATCGTTGATTGCAAGACCTAGACGGTTATCCGGTCACGGAATCAGAAGTACCGGTAACAGTCGCGAACCAAGCCCGCAAAGATTTGGAATGGATAGAAGTTTCGCCAGCAAAATACG GGGAAGAAGTTTACACATGTCTCCGACGGACAGGCCTCAATCCAGACCAGTTATGGCACAAAAGATGCTGCAGCAGTCGCGCGAGGCGGAATCAGCGTTGGCGGACGCGCTTACCTTCGAAAATATTGACAATTATCCAAGAACACCAAGAGGAAAGGGCGATCACAGCGATGACAGTGAAACCAGCAGCATATGCTCTGAACGAAGTATGGACAGCTTTAGGCGACCAAACGAT TCGTTCTCATGGAGTGGCTCTCAACAAAGACTGTATCGTGATATGTGGGATCAATCTATCCCAAAG GATATCAAGGAAATCATAGAGAATTGCGCGCATAAACATTGGGGCGATAGGAAAGAAGGTTTGGTCGGATTGcaacattttctttcaaatggAAATACGCTTACAGCAACGGAATTGCGCAAAGTAACGGACATCTTTACGAAAATGTTCATGGATTCTCACACGAAAGTATTCAGTTTATTTTTGGACACGCTGAATGAATTAGTAGCTACTCATAGCGAAGATCTCGGTGACTGGCTTTATGTTTTGTGTGCTCGACTTTTGAATAAATTAGGCACCGACTTACTTGGATCGATACAAGCGAAGATACACAAAACGCTCGAGGTCGTTAG GGAATGCTTCCCCGGAGAGCAGCTTTTGCCGGCTGTAATGAGGTATCTGACGGATCCAACGCAAACGCCAAATTCTCGTGTAAAAATAGCCACACTCGTGTTTATCACGCAAATAGCAGAAACGGCAGAACCGTCTGCTCTTATTAACTCTGCTGGTACAGCGCTCGCAAGGTTACTCGACTGGTCGAACGATGTTAAAAGCCAAGATGTTAGAAGGCACGCACAAAATGctgttatatcgttgtataattTGAATCCTCCGAAAGTCACTATGATATTGTCCGAATTACCCAAGTATTATCAG GAGGCGGCACTGCCTTTAGTGCAAAATCACTTGAGGAAATCGTCGGGTTCGAGTAATCCAGCGTCCCCTGGAACTCCGCCTCCTAGGGCGCAGAGCTCACCAGCTCGTTCGAAAGGTAAAGGTGACATTGACAATGCGGATGAAAACTTGGAGGAAGTTTATAA ATCTTTAAGGCGTACGACAGCGGAGATACAAAATTATGGTTTCGAACGTTTAGAAAGAGCGACTACCAGCAAAGACAGTGGAATCAGCAATATGGCCGATGTCGAGGAAAAGATGGAAGGACTTACATTATGCAACTCG GGTCGTTCGTCTTCTGTTTCTTCGCCCACGCAAAGGGGACGATCTGTGACTAATATTACAGTTAATGGTTCAAGCGATACGATCGCCGGGGATCTTATCCTACCTCAGGAAAATAATGGTTACAAAACCCATG GATCATCACCCGACTCGATAAAAAGGCCAGAAGTTTTAGATAATATGATTAAAACGTTGCAATCCAAGATGACACAAACCGAAGAAAAAGTATCAGCTCTACAAGAATTTCAATTGTATGTTCGCGAAGGAGATGCTTTGTATATTAAACAGAATTTTAA AAAGCTGCTCAAAACGTTGTTAGATAGTTTGACTAACGATAGCAAGAAAATGCAAGTGGAAGTACTTCAAACTTTAATCGATATGCTTAAATGTCCAGAACTTGTCGACAGTTTTTCCGTCTATCCTGAATTGCTGGTTTTAAAAGTAATTAACGCGTATAAATTAGACGACCAGAAACAAGATTCTTCCACTAGTAGCAATTCAAGATCTCCG GTTCTCTGGATGGCGGAAAAATGTGCTGCAACGATAGCGATGATTCTAAAGCCAGAACAAGTGATTCACCTAGTATCGACTATAATAACTACCGAACCATATCCCCTGAATATGGGCGCGATAAAGATGCTTCACAAGGTTGTGGAACATTGGGGTCGCGATGCGATAGAACCTCATTTGTCGAAAGTCATGCCCGGTCTCATCAAA GCGTACGATGA